ATCGTCCTGTTGATCTATTCGCTGTTTCAAAGCTCTGCCGAAgggccacagacacacaggtggCCCTGAACAGGTCGGTCCACCATGGATGAAGTGTCCTGAGACGGGGATCCACCTTTACCCTGCAGGGTTAAGGTGTCTGAACGGCCTCTCAGGTAGATCCAATGTTATgtcatttcacaaaaataaacaaatcatgagatgcattttgaagaaaaaccaTAAAGTGGGAAAATTTCATTGGATTTTAAAAACTTTGTTATTCATCGTCTACTTTCTTCTAactcataaatacatttaccACACTTGGAGTAAAAACTGCTTTGCATGATTTGTGTGGATGGTGCAGTGGAAAAGGTTACCTGCATGCCTGCATACACCTGTTCACACCCTGAAGCACCTGCGCCTGTGAGCTGTAATCGCTGTAATGACTGTCTGTGGCCCGTAATGCCACGTCTCATTCCAGCAGCGAGTCGAGGACATCGCTCTGTGACAGGCCTCAAAAGCGAGAAATGCTTTGTAGTTTAAGTGATGGTGGCGTTTGATCTGCAGACAGAACTGAGCTAATTATTCAAATTTTCATTATGTAATGACTTGAAATCATGCAATAGATTAGATATCCAGTCACTTAATGAGCACAAGTTGTCTGAATACGACTTttatgggaaaaacaaaaactgtgcaaCTGATTGAAAGAAAGAAGCGGCAAGATACATTAATTTAAAGTATTAACAGTCATCTATAGTTCTTAAAAATGCAATCCCACCATGTAAAGCTGAAGGCAAATATATAGAGCTTCAAAACAActtcctaaaaaaaaagaaaatttgccAAAAATTGATGCTTCATCTCTTGAATCTCATATCACCTCAATGCATTCCGATGCTTGCAATACCTGCAGGTAAATTATTATGTTAAATGTCAAGCAAATAACAAAGTGGAAttcggagggaaaaaaaccttGGCTTTGGTTCAagttgtttccatttttttgtaTGATATTCTCTCAGACATGAAGCTTTTCTACCTCTGATGGCTGTCATTTCAATGAAATCAGTTTTAGCAATGTTTATGGTGACAGTTCTTTCAGGTTATCAGAGTTTCTCTTTATCAAAGAAGACTAAACAAGTAGCTATTTCAAATCTATTTTTCCCTCTCTtgtaaattttgtttttaaactattttgaTTTTTAGATTTCctctggatgaaaaaaaaaatacaaaaaaaccttttatCTGACTGTGTCATTTTCACCATTTGATTCACCTGATTGCTGCTCTCATTGATCATGTGGAATCGATGACTCACtaattcatttcattatttctgtCTCGCTTTTGAAATATTAAAGGTAAGCGCACTGATCTGTTAGAACAGAGGATCACACCCTTCATTGCCTTCATTGACCCAGCTGTATTCTTTCCACTGCccttgttattaaaaaaaaaaacaaacaaaaagaaaaccctgCTGCTGACGTGCTGTTCACTGCTCCTCCGGCAAAGAGAACAGGTAACATACCTGTGATGTTAGTCAGGGCAGGATTAAAATATGATGCCGTGATGAGACAGTCATGATGACTCTATTTTTGTGtggttttatgtgtgtgtgtgtgcgtgtgtgtgtgttcttatgGAAAAAAACTGTGTCACCCAATCTATCAGCAAATAACCTGTTTTTATCCACACAGAATCAATATTATAAAGATCTGTGGTATAATCAATAAGTTTCAACAATTTATAAATTGAATTAATCAATACCCTGTACTTAAACTATGATTGAATGAATTGTAGTTCAATAGTGCCCTCTAGCGTCTGTAGAGAGAAGAGAAACTGCAGGCTGATCTCCAGTGAGTAATAATTATTGCAGAAATATTAATACATTATAAGTAACTTATCAAATAAATCAGCGACCTTCGTGAAAAAGGTCGCATTTTGATAAAATCTCTCTAACAGTTTGTAAACAAAGGACGCTCGTTTCTCTCTGTGACGTAACCAAAACGTCTTACGTCATCGCGCAGCCTGAGACAGGTGAATTCAACCCGGAAGAGAGAGATGGCGTCTCCCTCTGAATagagctgggaaaaaaacatcacaggtTTACGTTAGTTTGTTCAAAACAGTCTGCAAATGAGGCGATAAGATGGTACGCTCGGTGTTTTGGTGTGTATTGATTGTTAATCACTTATAAACTGCCTTTGAAGAGGATCATGTTGGACCTGAGTAAAGTGGTGGGAGAGTCCTACCGGGTGAGTCGTTTcacttttcaaacatttcagtcaTCTAATTTAAAGTTTTCCTACTCGCAGCGTGTATTGAGACATTCATACTGGATTAACTGTGTTCTACTATTTGTAATTCATATTGGAAATTAGCTGCAGACCCTGAACACTGAATATCGACTGAGATCGTAAAGGATGTAGTAAACTATATGAAGGAGCCTTGAAAAAAGCCTTTTCTTCATCACTTTCTCACTGAAACCGCTGTTCATACGAAGTCCCTAAGCAGTTATTGCataatgtttttacttttatttgcaCACTTCTCTTCACTTGTACTCATCAACCACTTTACGATACATAAAACAGTTGGAATTACCCTGTTTAATATTTTACTGTCAGCAGAGAAACCTAAAATGTGACAGAATGAGTCGATGTAACGCGACTGAATTTAACACATCCGTTCTCCCTTCTCCTTTTAGGACAATCTGATTGGGACTTTACTCGCTCTCTTTGGAAATCTACTTGTCAGCATCTCGTTATGTATTCAGGTATGGAACTCCTTCCTCCATTAGAAAAGGCTATATGTTAAACACTTTGTGTAATATGGTATGTTTGTCAAAGGTCTGAGTCAACAAGGTTCAGAGCCGGATGAACTCAGGATAGCTCCTCAGGGCTCAACTATCAGTCCAAGTCTGTACTCATATCTGCAAATGAAGTAGTTATTATTGTGTAATAACACACCAGTATCATTGTTCAGCTTCCCTCATCATCACCTTTGTGTTTATGATTGGTTAGTATGtgtgatttcttcttctgtctcatAACTGCCTCAGGGACGTTGCAGCTGGAGATTATTTACtctgtcactgctgtgtttcacctgcACATTTTTCTCTTCCAGAAATACAGCCATGTGTCATTAGCGGGAACAAAGGACCAGCGTGCCTTCTTCTTCACTAAAACCTGGTGGTTTGGTTTTCTGTTCACCTGCATTGGGGAGGGAGCAAACTTCGTCTCCTATGCCTTTGCCCCGCTGGCTGTTGTTGCTCCTCTCAATGCAGTGTCAGTCTTAGGTGAATATTTTCTCCTGCACTTGTGAACAGCACTTTGTGTTTCAGCCAAATAAGCGCATTGACACTGTTATGTATTAATGTTTTCTAAAATCTTTCTTCAGCCAGCTCAATTTTGGGCTTTATCTTCATCCGTGAGAAATCAAAAGCGAGGGACTTTGCCAGTAAGTTTGAAGGCAGACACTGACACTCATGCAAATGACTCTGGACCTTTATGCATATTGGAAGCTGTGCCTGCCTTTAATACTATGCTTCATGCAATTGCAGAGGAAAATGTGCTGACCTTCCTGGGCTACGTCCTGACGACAGGAGGAACGTACCTCCTTGTAGCGTTTGGACCAAACTCTCATGAGGAACTCATCGCAGAGAATGTTGTGACACATCTTGTCAGCTGGCCCGTTCTCTTGTATCTGGTGAGATATTTTTAATTGGCCTACCAGGTTAAGAAGCAgaaggcacaaaaaaaaacacttttcaggtGTTTCCCATCTTTTCCACACGATCCTCATTTAACGTATGGTTCAGGTCAAGGTGAAACATCAcctgagcagaaacacacccAAAAATATATGTAGACAGTGACTGTTATATTTCTGTTTACCACTGACTGAAGTGTTTGAATAGATGCATTAAAGAGTGAAAAACGTGGTCTTTAAAAATATACCACATTGGGTCAACCACTTTTTTGCAACCGCACTATATTTTTTAGGACCAGGCCAGTCAGTATTTTAGTGGAATACAGTGAGAAGTATGTCCCTCTTAGAAACTCCTTCACTTTCAAATCAGACTTGGTATTAAAGAAGTCAAATCAGAAACACAGTATCAGAAGTAACCCATAAAATGTCAAAGGAATTGAGGATCAGCCCTCTTATAGATCTCCTGTCAGATCAGATACACCCGAAGCGAGAGAGAATGCGTGAGCTCTCTACAGTAATGTGATGACACTTTTGTACATTaagtggcagcagtgagttaAATTAGTCCCTATTTTGGTTTCATTCCAGCCTTTTAATAAAATTCTGACAGATTCTGTGTAATATAAGTTAATAAGCACTAAGTTCTCCAGCCAGTGGAGTTTACTTTTTGTATATCTGATTAAAAGCAGGCGACGTACTGGATTCATAAAACTCTACTGTCTGGGCTGAGctggttagcatgctaacttCAGTAGCCATAGTTTAAATAAATCATGCATACTGTACCTTTTCCAGGCTTCAATTCGTCTCCATATTCACtacagagttaaaaaaaatttcaaatgtTTCCAAGTTTGCATAGAATTTGCAGCCTATGCAAATATCAGCACTGATATTGTACAGCAGAACATTACAGCAGCcctaaatgtttgtttttcttcctcctcccgcaACCTTCTCAACTCAACTCGGGGCTAATTTTTGAGCCTGTTGCACGTTGAGTTAATAAAGAAACATCTTGCCTGTCTGTGGCAGTGAAAGTTGACCTgtggaaaatacacacacacacacacacttctactgACGCTGCCAAAAATGTCTTCACAATGACTAAGTGGCGACAGCCAACTGCACTGTTTAGAGGAAGTCTCACAAATACGCAGATATTTTCAGCCGTGCTAGACGTATGAGCAGACTGCGGACTGTTTCTTTAACTCTCAattattttgcttttgttttaaattatataAAACAAAATTGCACAATAACTGAGCCATGCAACATGCATGTTTGTTCTCAGGCGGATGGATCAGTGTGTTCATGCGGCATTAATGTGTTGTCGCTGCTTCTAATTGGCAGAGCCTGGAGATCGTGACGTTCTGCCTGCTTCTATACTTCTACAAACGGCGCAACGCCGACTACCTCCTCgtcatcctgctgctggtcgCTTTGCTGGGTGAGTCGCCCGCATTAACCCTTACATTCCTGTCCTGTGACCTCTGGCAGCATTTGGTACGCACTCTGCCCATAACCATTGTTTGTGCAACCTCTCTCATgtcaagaaaattaaaaaaaattatcagaGACAAAGAGCTTTGTGTGTGTCCCGGGTGCATTTTCACCAGTGTGACAGTAATTCTGAATAACTGTCAGACACTGAGCACCAAAGCTGATTAAACAGTATTTTCTTACTGTTTCTTTCAATCTCAACAGGCTCGCTCACAGTCATTACAGTGAAAGCAGTGTCCAGCATGCTGGTGCTCACCATCAAGGGCAACATGCAGCTGGACTACCCCATCTTCAGCGTCATGTTCGTGTGCATGGTGGCGTCGGTGGTCTATCAGGCCAGGTGAGCGAAGACGGTGTTTGACGTGAAGAACGACGACGACAAATTGACCTGAGCTGCCAGTGAGGTCGACCTGACAGCTGATGTCTCGGCTGTGTCTCTTAGGTTCCTCTCCCAGGCCTGTAAGCTGCACGACTCTTCTATGATTGCCAGTTTGAACTACATCCTCTCCACCTTCTTTGCTGTGGTAGCT
Above is a window of Salarias fasciatus chromosome 19, fSalaFa1.1, whole genome shotgun sequence DNA encoding:
- the nipal3 gene encoding NIPA-like protein 3; the encoded protein is MLDLSKVVGESYRDNLIGTLLALFGNLLVSISLCIQKYSHVSLAGTKDQRAFFFTKTWWFGFLFTCIGEGANFVSYAFAPLAVVAPLNAVSVLASSILGFIFIREKSKARDFAKENVLTFLGYVLTTGGTYLLVAFGPNSHEELIAENVVTHLVSWPVLLYLSLEIVTFCLLLYFYKRRNADYLLVILLLVALLGSLTVITVKAVSSMLVLTIKGNMQLDYPIFSVMFVCMVASVVYQARFLSQACKLHDSSMIASLNYILSTFFAVVAGAVFYMEFKNDNALHICMFLLGTAICFLGVFCITKNKRKPKNFEPYVTMNMANGVPTIHDKGRAAQQDFNGSFSYGALVNDTAAPASLQSEQQPGDFSSTESSRQKADSKDD